ACATCAGGTAAGATGTTTTTCCCATTCAAAGTCAAGCCAGTCTCTCAACTAATACCTTTTGTCCTCTAGTGACCAATACCATTGTGTCTATTACGCATATTGGGGACCGGACTGAGTTCGAAAGAGCCTTTGCTTGTGCAGTGGTAAGCTTTTCTTTAGTTCAATAATATGATTTAACGCAATTCGTTTAATAGTTTTGACTTTATCCTTAGATCCATGATATCTTCAATTGGTTGGCTGTAATTGTTCTCCTGATCGTCGAGGTCACAACAGGatacttgttccatttgacaTTGGCCATCACTGATGGGATTTCGTTCCAAAAGGGCGAAAACCCTCCAGATGTATTGAAGGGGCTCACCCGACCATTCACAGacatcatcatccacattGACAAGAAAGTAAGTGGGCCTATTGtgattttcaatcatattCTTGAATTACCACCACTAGATGGAGCTCAACGTTTTGAGATTTCAGGGTATTTGAACTTGTACTTTGTCACTTATATATATTAAGATAAGATTTTGACGCCCTGATGCTTGACCTTACTCAGCTTTCATCTCCATTAGAAGTGGTTCTTTATGAATATGATTAAAGGTCTTCTTTGTCAATTTCTGACTGAAAACCTCGGCTTAATgttgaatttagattttagaAGGATGGTCGTTGAACCAGACCGAGTACTTGAACGAGACGTCCATCCTAAAAACCTGTCATGTGATGAAACCTCAAGACCTAAATGGAGGTCAAAACGTGTCATTTAGCGATCCAGAAGTCATGGATAAACCATGTGGGTACTTGATGGCATATTTTGGATTGCCTGATGTGTGGCTGGGAGCGATACTTTTGGTGTTCTCCTTGTTCCTTTTATCCACGTGTCTGGTCATATTGGTCAAGATCCTCAACTCCATGATGGAGGACAAAATGGCTGCGGTGGGTTTGATCTTTTTCCCTTTATCTattgatcatatttttgtcaaaaaagtacAAGGCAAATCACTTTGGCTTGAAATAATCTAGTACCGTAGAACCAAATCAATACGTTGGAACGTTTGTGTTTCAGGTGATCAAACGAGTTTTGAACGCACAAATCCCGTACGTCCCTTGGCTGACCGATTACTTTGCCATGCTCATTGGCGCCATTATCACATTTCTGGTTCAATCCTCATCCGTATTCACGTCTACACTCACGCCTTTGGTAGGCACAGGTCTTTTCACCCTTGAAAGGGCCTACCCACTTACTCTAGGCTCCAACGTGGGAACCACGACCACGGGCTTATTGGCGGCCTTGGCGGCAGATGGAGATCACTTGCAGGCTACCATACAGATCGCCTTGTGTCACTTGTTTTTCAATATAAGTGGTATCTTGCTGTTCTTTCCCGTACCTTTCATGCGCTGGCCGATTCCGCTGGCCAAAGTTATGGGTCAAACGGTGGCCAAATATAGGTACGGAAGTTGGTAATGATTCATAAAAAGATATCTAAAActgattcctgtttcagatgGTTTGCACTATTCTACTTAGCTTTTATGTTCTTCCTGTTCCCGCTTTACATCTTTGGCTTGTCGTTGATTGGACCCTTTGCCATTTACATTGGCTTCTTGCCGTTGCTCATCTTGTCCATCCTCATTGGACTGATCAATGTGGCCCAAAGCAAGAGACCGTCCATTCTCCCGGATTGGTTCCACAACTGGGATTTCTTGCCCGAATGGATGCGATCACTCGAACCCGTGGACAGGTGAGTTCAGCCTTGAAGACATCATCTAAGTACATATATAGAGCAAGGGTGGGAAATCAGTTAGCATTGGCCTTTCAGCTAGGTGGGAAATGGGGTTAGACTGTCTGGTGGATATTATCAGACAGAGAGAAAGTCGTGCTAATTGTAAATTTTTTGGAGGTAATTAAGGTGAAATGGTTCCTTACAGTTTCATTAGAAACAGAAACATCTGAGTTTCCAGGTACTCTCCcccacgcgacctctgacggccaaataatcccCGACGTGTACCATTGAATACACTCTCGAATACACTACAGAatttcagatttcaatttggagtGTTACTTGGAATATTGTTCATGAGCGTGTGTCtaagcattttcattttttctctcttgaagTACGCGCATCATGTTCTACAGTTCTTGATCTAATTTCcctctttggccttgaagcGCCCAGGTATCAGTTTGAAGTTTTCATTAGTTAGTTTTATCAATTAGATAAAGAGCTTATTGCAAAgcatttttgaagtcaaaactCTGCAATTGCCAAATGCCCGCTTTTACTGCTTATTGATTctcagagaaaaaaataatgtgaCGAAGTGATTAAGTCGTTAAAAAAAGTATTGCTTGTTTAATCAGAGAAACAGAGAAATGGTTGTGCCCAATACGGCTGATCCATGTCTGTCCCAACTTTATGGGACACAAAGCCTATTTTTGGATCACGCTGTGGCTCTCTTATAGCGATACATACAGCACTGGCAAAAATCCAAAGACAAAGAACCAATCTTTTTTCTGAAACAACTCTGGTCTACCAATTATTTCAATGTCTCTTCCTTTCAGAATACTGAACCACATCAATTGTTGTCGGAAATACCAAGACCGAAATGAGCCCCTCCAAGATTTGCCCAAAAGTGCTCTGGATGAGTTGGGAGAAGTCAATGATGCGTTTGAAATGAGCAATGACAAAGCTTAATTGAGCACTCCGCACCACAACTTTTTTGCATAAAACCTTTGCAGATGTCGGGAAAGAACCAACTCGTACCTAAAAAAACATACAATCTGATAAGATTTGAACACTGTACTTTAGAACTTGATTAAGTGTATA
This genomic interval from Tigriopus californicus strain San Diego chromosome 6, Tcal_SD_v2.1, whole genome shotgun sequence contains the following:
- the LOC131882250 gene encoding sodium-dependent phosphate transport protein 2A-like isoform X2, which translates into the protein MVMGANIGTSVTNTIVSITHIGDRTEFERAFACAVIHDIFNWLAVIVLLIVEVTTGYLFHLTLAITDGISFQKGENPPDVLKGLTRPFTDIIIHIDKKILEGWSLNQTEYLNETSILKTCHVMKPQDLNGGQNVSFSDPEVMDKPCGYLMAYFGLPDVWLGAILLVFSLFLLSTCLVILVKILNSMMEDKMAAVIKRVLNAQIPYVPWLTDYFAMLIGAIITFLVQSSSVFTSTLTPLVGTGLFTLERAYPLTLGSNVGTTTTGLLAALAADGDHLQATIQIALCHLFFNISGILLFFPVPFMRWPIPLAKVMGQTVAKYRWFALFYLAFMFFLFPLYIFGLSLIGPFAIYIGFLPLLILSILIGLINVAQSKRPSILPDWFHNWDFLPEWMRSLEPVDRILNHINCCRKYQDRNEPLQDLPKSALDELGEVNDAFEMSNDKA
- the LOC131882250 gene encoding sodium-dependent phosphate transport protein 2B-like isoform X1, which gives rise to MTSLKVPSVLKVTGKIVLLLGCLYFFICSLDFLATAFRLLGGRNTSKVFSQSELLKNPIVGVMLGVLGTVMVQSSSTVTSIIVGMVASDILNVPQAIPMVMGANIGTSVTNTIVSITHIGDRTEFERAFACAVIHDIFNWLAVIVLLIVEVTTGYLFHLTLAITDGISFQKGENPPDVLKGLTRPFTDIIIHIDKKILEGWSLNQTEYLNETSILKTCHVMKPQDLNGGQNVSFSDPEVMDKPCGYLMAYFGLPDVWLGAILLVFSLFLLSTCLVILVKILNSMMEDKMAAVIKRVLNAQIPYVPWLTDYFAMLIGAIITFLVQSSSVFTSTLTPLVGTGLFTLERAYPLTLGSNVGTTTTGLLAALAADGDHLQATIQIALCHLFFNISGILLFFPVPFMRWPIPLAKVMGQTVAKYRWFALFYLAFMFFLFPLYIFGLSLIGPFAIYIGFLPLLILSILIGLINVAQSKRPSILPDWFHNWDFLPEWMRSLEPVDRILNHINCCRKYQDRNEPLQDLPKSALDELGEVNDAFEMSNDKA